From the Scyliorhinus canicula chromosome 4, sScyCan1.1, whole genome shotgun sequence genome, the window tcacaccaccttctaaagggcaactagggatggacaataaatgctggcctaacagcaatgcccatatcctgtTAATGAAtaaattataaaataaaattatatataaataccattcaaagaacaatacagcaggaGGCTGTAGTTACAGTATGTTAAATTTTACATGAGCAATTTTCATCATGAATGTGGACATGGGAATTTACATTGAAAATATAAAAACAGTTACCCActgtctcttcatccaagtcattatggggagaatgctgggaggtggagttgaaatgcccatcagccatgattgaatggcggagtggactcgatgggccgaatggccttacttccactcctatgtcttatggtcttattaatatagattgtaaatttcTGGTGTTCCAGCTCTGATCATTGCAGCACTCCAATATttgactgcctgccaatttgaagaaGCCCAGTTTATGCCcactctttttgttttctttctgttaaccaatcctctgtccgtGCTAATATTTTACCTTGCCTAGTAAGCTTttttgtggcactttatcaaatgcctttttagATATCCAAGTAATAATACTAATATTATTACTAAAAATGCCTTTTAGATATCCAGGTATAATATAACTACAGGTACAATACAGGTTCCACTTTATCAACCCTATTAGTTACATTCTCAAAAAACTTATTAAATTTGtgaaacaggatttccctttagGAAAACCATGTTCATTTGTTCTAATTATATAATGCATTATTAAGGCTTTCGACATAATAGACTCCAACATTTTCCCTGCAACCTATGTTAGGCTAAAAAGCAAGTAGTTCACTGTTTTCCCTCCTCATAATCACTTGAAAAGCAATGTAGTCTAAGCCATTTCCAATCTAGTGGGTCTGTTCCTGAATCTAAGACCTGAATTTTTTAGATGGCGGGGTCTCGCTTTGCATATCCAAAGAGTCAGTACAGAACACATTCCCCACATAAATTCAATCTTCACGCCAGGCCTAAAAATTGAGTCTAGCAGAAACCGCCCTTAAGTAATCATTATTTGGGGCCATGGCGCGGGTTTCCCGTCTGAGGCCTTCCCTGGCCCAATGTAAAATTACTGCATGGTCGGGGTGGGGCAGGCGGGAACCCAGAAAGAATCCCATCCCTGCAATTTCATACGCCCTCACAGCCTAAAAATCTGCATGTGAGGGAGCAGAAAATTCTGGCCTGAGGAATTTTGGAAAAATTACAGCTATAATCACAAACTATCTGCAAGTATCACAAAGGGAGATATGCTAACATACAAAGAAATGTAGCAATTAGCTTAAATTTATCTGATCAGCTGTTCCACAGTTTTAAATCAGATGATGTAATATTTTTGATGCTGTAATGAAGTGCCTGCTTTTGGTCTTACTACACTTCAGTGGTATTGAAAATATATCCcctggtgggggaatccagaacaagagGGTGTAATTATAGGCCAAAATTTGAGCTGAGCCATTTAGGATTTCAATCAATTTTTCACAAACATtttagtggaaatctggaacttgctCCCTCAAAAGGCTGTGAATAATGTCTCAATTGAAATTTCAAAGGCCGAGATTGCTAGATTTTATCTGTTGGTTAAAAATACTGAGTGATATGGAATAACGGCAGGTAAATTTtgttgaggtacagatcagtcTGGATTAATTCAGTGGAAGGGAACAACTGAAGGGGTTGATTGGCCTATGGTCCTATGTCCATTGTATTGCAACAGTAGAAGTAAACAAACCATAATTGTGTGCATTGTTTTCCTGTGACAGGTTTCTGCCTTTGAAACTGGCATTAATATTGTGTCAGTCTTTCAAGGTGATGTTATAAAGTAGTTCAGGTAGAACTTGTGCCTCTGGCACTGAAGTGGGTTTTTAAATAGCCATTAGAAATTTGAGTGTTGCCGATGGCAAATATAATTGGTTACCTGCAGGAAGACCAGCTTCCACTGGCAACCAATCTTCACACAATGGAATGTTGAGCTTCCATATTACCTAACAACCCAGATGACTGCAAATGCCAGACATCTAACTGTGGAGagtggcacatggagcacactggAACAAAGTGTTGAAACGCATAATGCAACATGAGGGCCAGTCTTCAAATTTAACCATGGTCATTAGCTTTCAAAATTGGCTCTGATTCTTCCATAGTTTtacaataaacaaaataaacCTACATTTGATTATCACAGTATATTGTTACATCAATAAACTATTTTTTCTTTACAAATGTTTTAAGTAAATCTGTTAATGATTGATTGCCAGAGATGAGTATAGAGTAGAGTATACGGTGTGGTTATATATTTTATACTAACATTAAATGATCCCCATGATATACTTTATTTCATGAAATCTAACATTTGATTCTTGCCAGGCTGTCAACGACTTGCTGATTATTTGGaaggaattaaaaaaaattatgaagCAGCTGCTCAGGTATTGAAACATAATTGCGAGGAAAACCAGCATGGAGAAAGCTGCTACAAGCTTGGTTCTTACTATATGATTGGAAAAGGTACAGTATGTCTTTCCTTGCCTTTTGTTCAATCTCATTTTGGTTATATTGCTTGCTTGGATCAACATTGTTAACAAGCCACTGCTGATGAGGTTTCTAAATGATACAGAAGGGCTGATGGTGTGTATTGATTTTCAATCATTAGAAATCAATGCCTTACTATGGTTCGACATTGcggagttttttaaaataaaagacaaTGAAGTGCCAGCTGCATTAGAAAATCGGCAGTTCTCTTgggtgtgtgggttggggaggggaggatctcggcggcgtaccaagtgatgcaggagatggacgaggcctcggttgaggagttgaacggtaaatgggaggaggaggtgggtgaggagattgaggaggggatgtgggtggacgccctggggagggtgaactcctcctcttcttgtgcgaggcttggcctcatacagtttaaggtgctgcacagggctcacatgaccgggacaaggatgaaccggttctttgggagtgaggacaggtgtattaggtgctttGGGAGCCCAGCAattcatgcccatatgttctgggcatgtccagcattgggaGAATTTTGGAAGGGCCTGGCAGGGACgttgttgagggtggtaggatccagggtcaatccgagctgggggctcgcagtatttggggttgcagaggagccgggagtgcaggaggcgaaagaggccggtgctctggcctttgcgtccctggtagcccggcggaggattcttcttcagtggaaggacgcgaggcccccaagcgtggaggcctgggtcaacgacatggcaaggtttctcaagctagagaaggtgaaatttgccctaaggggatcagtgcaggcgtttttcaggaggtggcagccattcctggacttcctggcagaacgatagaaacaggccagcagcagcagcaacccgggggcagatgttttgggggaatgatgggcgttagtttatctcttccgctgcGTATGCTGTTcgttctgttctttgtaaaaaaaaaaatatgtctgttgttgatattatgcaaaaatttgaataaaaataagaaAATTGGCAGTTATATAAAACTACAAATATATCCTTTATATTTGACCTCAAACTGCACTAATCCTGTAAAGCTACAGCATTGGTTATTATTccagcaatagcactgaagattTGTGGTTCAGAACTTGTTGTGCtcgagccaagctgtttcagcacAGGTACAATAcgggcatctacccagcaatgtgaaaaattgcccaggtatgtcctgtacacaaaaagcaggacaaatccaacccagccaatcaccACCTCATCATTGGTAAAGTGATGGATGGGGTCATCACGCGTGCCGAGTGCAATCCAGCGGcatttgcttagcaataacctgctcactgacactcagtttggcttCCGCCAGGACCATTCAGCTGCTGACCTTGGTTCAAAAGTATGGACAGAAGAGCCAAACTccagaggcgaggtgagagtgacttgtccttgcagtcaatgggaatcgggggaaactctCCTGTGGTTGATGTTATATCTAGCACAAGGGAAGATGGGTGTGGTTGCTGGAGGTCAGTTATTTCAGCTCCAGAacttcactgcaggaattcctcaggtttGTGTCCTAGGCCcacccatcttcagctgtttcatcaatgaccttccttccatcgtaaGATCAGAGGTgggaatgtttgcagatgactacaGTGTTCAGCACGATTCACGATTtcttagatactgaagcagtcagtgTCTAAATGTAACATGACCTGGACAATACACAAGCTTGAGCTGATGAATGGCAAGTAACAGTTGTGGCAGGCAAATTAttgaagagagaatctaaccatttccccatgGAATCAACTGACATTACCATCAATAAATCCACCATAATTAACATCCTtgaagttaccattgaccacaaactcaaCTGGACAAAcaatatcaatactgtggctactagtgcaggtcaaaggctaggaatcctgcggcaaagAACTGACCTTCtgcctccccaaagtctgtccaaaatcagggcagcacagtggcctagtggttagcacaaccgcctcacggcgctgaggtcccaggttcgatcccggctctgggtcactgtccgtgtggagtttgcacattctccctgtgtctgcttgggtttcgcccccacaacccaaaatgtccagagtaggtggattggccacgctaaattgtcccttaattggaaaaaataattgggtaatctaaatttattttttaaaaaagaagcctGTCCAAAACCTACAAGGCACAACAGGAGTGTAAtggtatactctccacttgcctagatgagtgcaactccaacaacgctcaagaagtttgacaccatgcaggacaaagcagcctgcttgattggcatcacttccacaaacactcactccctccaccatcaccgcacagtagcagcagtgtgtatcatctacaagatgtactgccaTTGCAAAAAATAAAAAGCACTTTTAAGACAAAATGCTGCCACGGAATAGTTAATAATTTAAAATTGCAGTCTTCACCAGTAACATACCTCTTGTCTAATGTATTATAAGCTGAAAATACTCTGATCATAATTCTTCAGAAAAAAACAAAGTCTATATGGCAATTCTGTTGTATGTTTTTCACAATCCAACTGAACTTGGCAAAAAAATTCACATGGAATCTATTCTATTTTTCGGATTGAACAAATGTGTTTTCTGACAAGTTAATATATTTGTAAGCAAGCAATATATTTGTATCTAGCAATAAACAATAATACATTCTCAGAACAAATCTGAATATTTGATGTTGTTATCTCAggtggattacagccagacctGAAGATTGCCTATGAATGCTTTGTTAAATCATGTGGAAAAGATGGTAAGAAGTCCGTTGATGCCTGCCACAATGCTGGATTGTTAGCTCATGATGGACAAGTATTCGATAATAAACCGGATTCCGTGAAAGCCAGAGATTACTACACCAAGGCCTGCAATGGAAATTTTGTAGCCAGCTGTTTTAATCTAAGTACCCTCTACATCCAGGGAGCACCAGGAGTGAGCAAGGATATGGCAAAGGCCCTCAAATATTCTCTTAAAGCATGTGATCTAGGGCATATTTGGGCATGTGCAAACACTAGTCGAATGTACAAATTAGGAGAGGGTACATCTAAAGACAATGAAAAGGCTGAACTTTTCAAAAACAAAGCACAAGTTTTGCATAGGGAGCAAAAGGAATTTTCACAGCAATTAAAGTTTGGCCAGTAAAATCAAATTCTGGCTTAAAGTTTTCTTTTTGTTGGTGTATCTCtgctaaataaaatcatgttgcattgtGCAGATGTTTGGTGAGGACAGAATTGGACTCAACTGTGATTTTCTGTCATCAGAAACCCTAATAAAACTTGCACATGAATGTTGGTCACATGGAAGAAAAAGCTGTGCGTGATTGGTACCTGTGGAACAGTCTACCTGTAGGAAACTCATTCTTACAAAGGAATTGGAGAACAAAATACTAAAGGAAGGGAATTAAGAGTACTGGACCTTTTTAAAATATGCTCTGTGACTTACCTTTGTGACCTACCTTTGTTAATCAGAAATTATAGAAATGCTCATTGGTTTGGTGACTTTTTGTGATATCTCTTTTTAAATTGCACCCCAAACATTAAGTGGATGAAGAAGTAATATTTACACTGTAAAGAACCATAGGCACTTTCTCCATTCACATGAAGCATAGGGTAAAGCAGGCAGGCCTCCCATGAACTACCACAGACAACATGGCATTGAACCAGCATCATTCGGCACCACactctaaccaactgagctaaccaatcccAACAAATTTCCACTGCTGACACCAGTAACAAATATTGTACATGTTTTCTGTGTGATTAAAATAATGGGTGGGAGTAAAGTTATCTGAAACCCTCATTCCTCCTGCCCAGTATATCTAGTTGATGTTCTTGGGAGTCATGGTGACATTCTGAGTAAGGTCTGTTATAACTCTAATTATGTGTATGCACAGAAGTAAGAACTGATTTTTGTATATACAAAACAATGATAGCTGTATCCCAAAATGAAGATGCAACTTGACTGACCTGTTTGTTAAATATTTCAACCAATGTATAGAATATGGAAAGTGCATTTTTCAATCAAGCTTATTCCTGTTAtggtctctttttaaaaaataaatttaagagtaaccaattttttccccccccaattaagcTGCAAtatagcgttgccaatccacctaacctgcacatctttgtggtgtgggggtgaaacccacgcagacatggggagaatgtgcaaactccacacagactgacccgggcaccgggatcgaacctgggctctCAGCACCGTAATCCCTCTTATGGTCTCTACCCACATATTTAATTATCTGAGGGGAGAATTCTCTGCCAGTAGTTCCAGAATTGAGTTCTGGGAAGGAAAGTTGAACAAATACTCTAGGAGCaggagaacattaaaaaaaataagataTAGTTATTACATTTAGTATAAAATTGAAAAGGAGAAGAAGCAGTCAAATAAAGCCATTTCCAGAGAGATTAAAAATGGAACGGATCCAGATAAATTGAAGATAAGTCAGTGAACAAACAATGGGAAATATTCCATGAGGAAATATTTATTGTAAATATTCCCACATGAGAAGCAAATTAGTAATAGCCAGAGTTCCTTGACTAAAAGTATAGAAgttcaaattaaaataaaactggAAGAGGCAAAAGACAATTGTAGAGCAATGATGTAAGACAATCAAGCGACGTATATAAAATAGAGGGGAATGaaaggtggcgcaatggttagcactgggactacggcgctgaggaccccggttcgaatcccggccctgggtcactgtccgtgtggagtttgcacattctctccgtgtctgcgtgggttttccaccacaacctaaagatgtgcaggttaggtggattggccatgctataaattgttccttaattggaaaaaaaaattgggtactctaaatttatttttaaaaataaataaaataaaatagaggGGCATGACAAGGAGGGGAAAGGGAAGATGGTGTGAAGGAAGACTCATGTATaataaaaaattatgaagggttttggAAACATAAATAAAGTAACAGCAAAGAATACGGCCAGGTGGAGATGAAAAAAGAATAAATGGAAGATGAAACCATGGCAGAGATATTAGATGAGTACcttgtctccattgttgcagaaaaCTGGCATTAGGAATATCAGAATACAAGAAGAGATCTATTAAAAAGGCTAACTATAGATGACTACAAATGATTGAACTCCCAAGTGGAAAAGATACTGGGCTGAGATGGCCTGTATCACAGAATGCTGAAGGAAGTCAGAGGAAATAATTGAACAGTAACACAGGAATTGAAGCCTGATTGcaatctttaaaacatttttggATATGAAAGTTGTGCCAAAGGATTAGAGACCAGATAATGTAACATCTTTGTTAAGAAAGGAATGAATCAACTAACTACTAACAATTGGCATAACATACGTAGTGGATTAGCTTCTCACACCTTTACGTCAGTTTAAAGCTAACTGAGAAAAAACATGAGACAATTCAGGACAGCACAATTTTTTAAAGAGCAAATCCTACCAGATTAATATAAAGGGAATTCTTTGGAgatcatggggcaggattctcgaaTCCCGCGGCAGTGTGTCCAGGCCGTCGTAAAAGCCatcgtgttttacgacggcgtgaacgggctgctcccaggactaattctggccattacagggggtcagcacggcactggagcggttcacgtcgctccagctgccgattccgGTGCGAACTgcgccacgggatccgcgcatgcgcagttgtgccggcgccaactaggacatgcgcagtggcgctaatgcacgcatgcgcagtggcctccttcaacacgccggccccaaAGTAATATGGTGCAGGACAAacgggccggcgcataggaatgGAGGCCCCCAGtcacagaggccagcccgccgatcggtgggccccaatcacgggccaggccacatcggaggtccccccctccccggggtcggacccccctccacccccacaggccgccaccctaCCCTTCCACTCCGATgccccgccggcccagagcaaattagaatggcgccggccgGGCTCAGCTCTTTTCTTACAGCCAAAACCAAATGAGCCGGAgtatcggcgggccggccacagaaagcggcccctgaccggtgccaggccaatggcgccaattctccgctctgcttgccgcatcggggcagcgtggcccgtcggcggggattctccagcctggctcagggctgggtgaatcccgccctgggtgTTTCAAAAGGCGTCTGGTAAATTGCAGCATTGGATTTTAGTATAATGGAAACAAACAACATTAAAGGGAATGTGACATTATGGACTTGAAGCTGCTTAACGAACAGAACATAATAGTCAATAATAAAAGCTAAATACTGCGGATACtgaaagtctgaaataaaaacagaaaatgctggaaacatttagcaggtctggcagcatctatggagagagaaacagtcgtaacgtttcgagtctgtatGACACTTCCTGGGTTATGGTTGTTTTATGGGCtggaacagtggtttaccacaaaggGTTAGGTTAATGTTGAGACAATTCCCTTTTAGTATTATCTTTTGTATGGGCTAAATAGTATTACTTGGAGATGACCAGAATAGGGAGCACGGTTACTGTAAGGATGGCTTCTGTAAGGAGGAATAATGGGTGGGAGTACCTGGGTGttggaatggattctccgcccgattgccaatTACGATATAGG encodes:
- the LOC119964569 gene encoding cytochrome c oxidase assembly factor 7 isoform X2; the protein is MMAGLVNFLNEAEVGEFLDNLGIEYSYQCHKEKDPEGCQRLADYLEGIKKNYEAAAQVLKHNCEENQHGESCYKLGSYYMIGKGGLQPDLKIAYECFVKSCGKDGAVPITFQLFHLPKWLNLDSH
- the LOC119964569 gene encoding cytochrome c oxidase assembly factor 7 isoform X1 — encoded protein: MMAGLVNFLNEAEVGEFLDNLGIEYSYQCHKEKDPEGCQRLADYLEGIKKNYEAAAQVLKHNCEENQHGESCYKLGSYYMIGKGGLQPDLKIAYECFVKSCGKDGKKSVDACHNAGLLAHDGQVFDNKPDSVKARDYYTKACNGNFVASCFNLSTLYIQGAPGVSKDMAKALKYSLKACDLGHIWACANTSRMYKLGEGTSKDNEKAELFKNKAQVLHREQKEFSQQLKFGQ
- the LOC119964569 gene encoding cytochrome c oxidase assembly factor 7 isoform X3; translated protein: MMAGLVNFLNEAEVGEFLDNLGIEYSYQCHKEKDPEGCQRLADYLEGIKKNYEAAAQVLKHNCEENQHGESCYKLGSYYMIGKGGLQPDLKIAYECFVKSCGKDETLIKLAHECWSHGRKSCA
- the LOC119964569 gene encoding cytochrome c oxidase assembly factor 7 isoform X4, with product MMAGLVNFLNEAEVGEFLDNLGIEYSYQCHKEKDPEGCQRLADYLEGIKKNYEAAAQVLKHNCEENQHGESCYKLGSYYMIGKGGLQPDLKIAYECFVKSCGKDGLKD